Proteins encoded together in one Gemmatimonadota bacterium window:
- a CDS encoding ribbon-helix-helix domain-containing protein → MKTAISLPDDLFKSGDSLAKRMGLSRSELYARALADFVAKHKASQVTQRLNAVYATEVTVLDPALAAVQSVLLVRESW, encoded by the coding sequence ATGAAAACTGCCATTTCCCTCCCTGATGACCTGTTCAAGTCTGGCGACTCGCTGGCCAAGCGGATGGGGTTGAGCCGAAGCGAGCTCTACGCGCGCGCCCTCGCGGACTTTGTGGCCAAGCACAAGGCGAGTCAGGTGACGCAACGCCTGAACGCCGTCTACGCCACCGAGGTCACGGTACTCGATCCGGCGCTCGCAGCGGTGCAGTCGGTGCTGCTCGTACGCGAATCGTGGTAG